The Penicillium oxalicum strain HP7-1 chromosome V, whole genome shotgun sequence genomic interval GAAGGACCAGCAAACCTCGTCTCAGTCTCAGTCTCAGACTCAGTCCTCGTCGACTCAAAAACCAGCACCCAAAGTTCTCTTCTCCGTCGATGCCCGTAAATTGGGCACCCCCGCCGGCGGGGCAAGGAGATTCGCAACGGGTATCCTCGCAAAGAACGCAAGATTCCAGCGTGGAAACTTGCTCAGCAGGCGCAggcgcaagcgcaagcgcaagcccGGGCCCAGTCTAGTGGTTCTGCTGCGTACGAATTGCGAATGTCATTaagtggtggtggcggtggtggggggggaggaccCTGGGATGTGATCTGTTTCAATTTCCCACATGTGGGCGGACTCTCGACGGATGTGAATCGTCAAGTTCGTGCGAATCAAGAACTTCTTGTGTCGTTCTTCCAGGCATGTGTCCCGCTTCTTTCGAAGGCGCCGCCGCcggtggatgaagatgacgaagaagaagagtggggggaggacgaggaagacgaggaagaggacgattcCGAATCATTCGACTTCGAGAACAAGGAGACCTCTGGCAAAGGGATGCGCACTGGACCAGGTCAAATCCTGGTTTCTTTGTTCGAGGGCGAGCCCTACACGCTCTGGAACATCAAAGATTTGGCGCGACATGCGGGACTGCAGGTGGTGACGAGCTTCAAATTCCCGTGGACAGAGTACGAGGGCTACTCGCATGCGAGAACGCTGGGGAAGTGGAAGGGAAAGATGGGTGGGAGGGTGTGGTGGCGTGGAGAGGATCGGTTGGCGAGGATGTATGTCTTTGAAGTGAGACAGGAGGAATctcaaggaagaagagtaaGAAGAGAGGTCGAGATGGCGATAGGAGTAGGAGTGATGGTGAGGAATTTTCAAAATCTATACGCATTGAGTGGAAAGGGGTCTCCCCCACAGATGAGAATGGTAGAAAGATTGTAGAAAATGATGATGGGATATTGATATTATTGACGATGAGACTCCAAACTCCCAGCTTGAGAAATGAATGAGTCCCCTTCCCCCACGCCCACGCTACATGATATAAACCTTCTTCATCTCACTTTCGTCAAAGACATCGCCAGTCGTGGGATCCTTGACTTTGCCCGACTCAGACCCGGTGTTCTTGCTAATCGTCAAGAGTCTCTTTGCCGTAGATGCGGCCATTGGGGAGTACGATCGGATCACTCTCCACATAGCTCTTGGAATGATGCGCATACGGCATTCTCCGCGCCAGCTCATTCAACTCGGTCGAGCAGATGGGACAGACAGAGGTCGTCGTGGACTGCGAgttggagctggaggatgtGTAGGCGGAGTGACACAGTGGAGTCTTGAGCGCCGAGAGACCGCCAGAGAGGGCAATGTGGAGGAGTGGCTGTGATGGCAGAGAAAGTAATTCGTGATGAGTTTGAATAAACAGATCCGCCAGGAACTTCCATCGATCCGGTGAAAAGAAAGTCTAAGGTCGACGCATTAGCCAAAGGCCGCAAAGGGAGCTGACGAGTTCAGAATTCCTGGGTATAGGATATCTTTCTACCTTGTAAGGTTCCGCTCTTGTGTCTTGGGCAAAGACCAGCATGCCCGCTGCCCGCTCAATTTGCTTGCTATCTGGTTCGGAATTGGGGACGAGGTATTTTCTCGCATGGTTGATTgcctcgatcttcttcattggGTCCTCCGTTCGGACCAATTCAATGTATTGTTGCAGCCGAAGTTCAAATTCAAGATTATGCTATCAGCCTCTCGTCAGTACGGTACTTTCAATGACCTTTTGTCCCCAGCTCCCTGTCCTGCCACACATACCTGACTCTTCTTCAAAGCCGCCTTGTTTTCCCCGCACCACTGCAATGCCTCCTTGGTATCGCCCCGCTGCAAGCTCTCCACAATGCGCTGGCACTGCGTGAACACATCCAGATCCACCAAATCCTCAATATCTCGCTCTTGGGCCAATTGTCTGGCACTTTCCGAGTATCCCGACCGGAGCAGATGGTCCACCAATAACCGATCGAGTCGCACACGCGACCATTGATCATACTTGACATCTGCCAAGCTGGGGATCTGATACAGGGCCTCAAGATGCTGAATTCGTTTCTTTGACTGATTCTggatcctcttctcttcctcttggAGACTGAGCATCTTCCGCTTCAGTCCTTGCATGCGGGAGATCATTGCATCTAGAGCGGCCAAGGTCTGGTCGGGGGTCTGCGTGTTGGAGAGCGAGGCATTTGCTGCCTCTTTCAGGGCGGGAAGAACATATTCCTTTTCTCGTTCTACTGCTCGCTGTACAGCTTTGAAGTTGCGTCGAGCTAGTTCGTGTGgaaggcggaggaggggTTGATCCtgatagagagagagagggacggAATGCCAAATTAGCTGGGTGACGTCGATGCTGCGGAGACGAGTTGCTCATACCAGAATGAGATGGCTCTCTGGGTTCAGTTTGATGGAGGTCAGCTCAGCTGCCATGGTGGATTGATGTGAGGGACTAAGAATGGCGGGAAAGCATAGGGAGCTCAGTGAATGACTCGGTTCTGAGATCGAGATTGAAGAGGTTCTGGAGATCGTTAAATCGGGGGTTTACAGATGCGGAGATACGGATAACGTTCGGGTCACGAGATCGTTAAAGACTTGGCTGGGATCAGGTCGCATGGACGCAAAAGTCGAGATTCGCATTCACCTGTCTCTGCAGAAGGACTAGCGGTAAGAAATAGTCTCATTTTTCTGTGCTGTGTTTTTTCTGATTGAGGTCTGCGTGGTCGTCAATCATACACTGGAGGGCTCGCATGCCCAGAACAGGCCGGAAGCTTTGACACGCAAAGTGTGGAATGTGTTGACGTACGACTGCACGAGGAGACCCACATTGGCAATGGTCATCGCGATCCATGCTTCTCACGTCTCCTTGACTAGAATCACTAAAATCTGCATTTCAACAAGTATGCACAACGTAGACAAAAAGTGTGTTTGAGCTCAGATCCCTCTCAAAGTCCACTCAAAAGATATCACTTCTGTCCACCCTCAGCACATAGACCGACGGCTGCATAATACAGGCACAGGTACAGGTACATAACTCACCTACCATACTGTACTTTCTGCAAATCCCTGATTTTTGATACAGCTCGACCATATTCATTGACAATCAAATCTTTGCTCCTAATTGAGAAGATCCCTGACTGTGT includes:
- a CDS encoding Protein fyv10, with amino-acid sequence MAAELTSIKLNPESHLILDQPLLRLPHELARRNFKAVQRAVEREKEYVLPALKEAANASLSNTQTPDQTLAALDAMISRMQGLKRKMLSLQEEEKRIQNQSKKRIQHLEALYQIPSLADVKYDQWSRVRLDRLLVDHLLRSGYSESARQLAQERDIEDLVDLDVFTQCQRIVESLQRGDTKEALQWCGENKAALKKSQHNLEFELRLQQYIELVRTEDPMKKIEAINHARKYLVPNSEPDSKQIERAAGMLVFAQDTRAEPYKTFFSPDRWKFLADLFIQTHHELLSLPSQPLLHIALSGGLSALKTPLCHSAYTSSSSNSQSTTTSVCPICSTELNELARRMPYAHHSKSYVESDPIVLPNGRIYGKETLDD